Below is a genomic region from Streptomyces sp. NBC_00461.
GACCACGCAGACCGGCGGTGACGAGAAGGCCGCCGGGAACCTGGTCGCGGCGGCCCGGCGGGCGGGGGTGGGCCACCTGGTCTACATCTCGATCGTCGGCGTCGACGCGGTGCCGTTCCCGTACTACCGGACCAAGCTCGCCGTCGAGAAGCTGATCGAGGAGTCGGGGCTGGGCTGGACCGTGCTGCGTACGACGCAGTTCCACGACCTGCTCGTGAGGCTGCTCAAGGGGCTGGCCAAGCTGCCGGTCGTGCTGCTGCCTGCCGGTGTCCGCGACCAGCCGATCGAGGTGGCGGAGGTCGCGGCGCGGCTGACCGAGCTGGCCGTCGGGGCTCCCGCGGGGCGGGTGGAGGACATGGGCGGGCCCGAGATCCGGACGTTCGAGTCGCTGGCCCGCACCTATCTGAAGGCCACGGGGCGCCGGCGGCCGGTGCTGAACGTGCCGCTGTGGGGCAAGGCGTACCGGGCCTTCGTCGGCGGAGGGCACCTCACGCCGGAACTCGCCGTCGGGAAGGGGACGTTCGAGGAGTACCTGGCCGGGCGGCGCGGATAGCCGACGCGACCGGCTCCGCATGGGCGGCTCCGCACGGGCGGCCCGGGACTGCTCGCCCGTACGCGTCATCCGTACTCCCGCTGAGCCACCGCTCCAGAGACGTGAACGCGCCCTCCGCGGGCGCGGGTTACCGCTCGGGAGGAGCGAACAGGTCGTCCTGAGCTCCGTCCCGTGCGGTGAGCAGTGCCCCGCGAAGTACGGCACCCCCACCGAGGGCGCTCGCCCTGACCTCGGTGGGCAGCGGTGACATGCGCCGGACCCGCTCGGCCACGCGGCCGGCGAGTTCGTCCCCGCCGGCCTGGCCGACCTCGCCGCCCAGCACGAGGCATCCGGGGTCGAGGATCGCCACCACGGAGGCGACACCGACGGCAAGTCGGTCGGCGAGGGCGTCGAGGAAACGGGCGGCCGACCCGGCCTCCGGTACGGCGATGCCGGCTCGCGTCGGCGCTGCTCCCGCCTCCCCCGCCGCCCGCACAACCCGGGCCACCGCCGTCCGTACCACCCCGGCGGCCGCCGGCTCATGTGCCGTGCCCTCCACCGTCACGCCATGCTCTCGCGCCAGTTCCACGATCGCCGCCGACCCCGCCAGGGAGTGGAATCCCCCCTCGCAGTCCGTCGCCGAAGGCAGTGCGGTCGTTCCCGGTACGGGCAGGAAGCCGATTTCACCGGTGCCGCCGGAGGCACCGCGGCGTAGTGCGCCGTCCAGGACCACGGCCGCGCCGGTGCCGTGGCCGAGCCAGAGGAGGACAAAGGTGTCGCGGTCGCGCGCGGCGCCGTCGCGCTGTTCGGCGACGGCGGCGAGATTGGTCTCGTTGTCGACGCTGACACGGGCTTCGGGCAGGCGTTCCTGGAGGGCCGCGACCAGGCGACGGTGCCACTCGGGCAGGCCCGAGGAGTCGCGGAGTTCCCCGGTGGCCG
It encodes:
- a CDS encoding SDR family oxidoreductase, with product MTTILVTGGTGTLGLLVTERLRADGHEVRVLSRHTQPYAVDLREGGAGLDAAVAGVDTVVHCATTQTGGDEKAAGNLVAAARRAGVGHLVYISIVGVDAVPFPYYRTKLAVEKLIEESGLGWTVLRTTQFHDLLVRLLKGLAKLPVVLLPAGVRDQPIEVAEVAARLTELAVGAPAGRVEDMGGPEIRTFESLARTYLKATGRRRPVLNVPLWGKAYRAFVGGGHLTPELAVGKGTFEEYLAGRRG
- a CDS encoding ROK family transcriptional regulator, with product MPASPSTARAINDRLALRLLQQEGPLTAGQLKQLTGLSRPTVADLVERLTASALITVVGEAGEQRRGPNAKLYGIVADRAHLAALDVRTEGVSVIVSDLLGRVLAEASVPIADDTGTGPAVEQAVTMVERVAKEAGADRLHTVGIGAPGLIDPATGELRDSSGLPEWHRRLVAALQERLPEARVSVDNETNLAAVAEQRDGAARDRDTFVLLWLGHGTGAAVVLDGALRRGASGGTGEIGFLPVPGTTALPSATDCEGGFHSLAGSAAIVELAREHGVTVEGTAHEPAAAGVVRTAVARVVRAAGEAGAAPTRAGIAVPEAGSAARFLDALADRLAVGVASVVAILDPGCLVLGGEVGQAGGDELAGRVAERVRRMSPLPTEVRASALGGGAVLRGALLTARDGAQDDLFAPPER